The Myxocyprinus asiaticus isolate MX2 ecotype Aquarium Trade chromosome 31, UBuf_Myxa_2, whole genome shotgun sequence genome has a segment encoding these proteins:
- the LOC127422129 gene encoding nuclear factor 7, brain-like, with the protein MASSSGTLSEELQCSICLDVFIDPVTTPCGHNFCKNCLKQCWEKSKALNCPLCKESFGKRPNLKINTALRQVVQIFKEKSDVLCDICDEMKIKALKLYLVCQTSYCETHLEPHLRVPYLKKHKLTDLVKNLEDYIQLYSKRFISRLEALYCFAVDYESMGRIFMATRRLSSPLKCSGEHHSASPLDASLVNGLLLHPDSTQCFAFVIEMLWRWLFPKSWIIDKCLISAEETQQYAVDLTLDSDTASPYLILSGDGKQVRDGDINQKPSDNPKRFDTCLCVLAKEDYSSGRFYFEVQVKGKTEWDLGVARESVNRKGKITATPQNGYWSVALRNGSQYQASESSTLSLSVRVKPKVVGVFVDNEEGLVSFYDVESRFHIYSFTSQSFTEELYPYFSPGNSNKGKNATPLIITQVQAMTSDPKYEVHY; encoded by the exons ATGGCATCCTCCAGTGGTACCCTGTCAGAGGAGCTTCAGTGCTCTATCTGTCTGGATGTGTTCATTGATCCAGTCACCACTCCATGTGGCCACAACTTCTGTAAGAACTGCCTGAAACAGTGTTGGGAAAAAAGTAAGGCCTTAAACTGCCCGTTATGTAAAGAATCATTTGGTAAAAGACCCAACCTCAAGATCAACACAGCACTTAGACAGGTTGTGCAAATCTTTAAGGAGAAGTCTGATGTTCTCTGTGACATCTGTGATGAAATGAAGATAAAGGCCCTGAAGTTGTATCTGGTGTGTCAGACATCTTACTGTGAAACTCATCTGGAGCCTCATCTGAGAGTGCCATatttaaagaaacacaaactGACTGATCTTGTGAAGAATCTTGAGGACtatatacagttgtactcaaaa CGATTCAtttctcgtctagaagccctctactgcttcgctGTCGACTACGAGTCAATGGGCAGaatcttcatggcaacgagaagactctcttcTCCTCTAaagtgctccggcgaacatcactctGCCTCACCACTTGACGCTTCACTGGTGAACGGGCTGCTTCTGCATCCTGATTCCACACAGTGCTTcg CCtttgtgattgagatgctgtggagatGGTTATTTCCAAAGTCATGGATCattgataaatgtttaattag TGCTGAAGAAACGCAGCAATATGCAG TGGATTTGACTCTGGATTCTGACACAGCTTCTCCCTATCTCATCCTGTCTGGTGATGGAAAACAAGTGAGAGATGGAGACATTAATCAGAAACCCTCAGATAACCCAAAGAGATTTGACACTTGTCTTTGTGTGCTGGCAAAAGAGGATTACTCCTCAGGGAGATTTTATTTTGAGGTGCAGGTGAAGGGGAAGACTGAATGGGATTTAGGAGTGGCCAGAGAATCTGTTAACAGGAAGGGAAAGATCACAGCGACTCCTCAGAATGGATACTGGAGTGTAGCTCTACGGAATGGGAGTCAGTACCAGGCATCTGAGTCTTCcacactctctctgtctgtgagAGTGAAGCCGAAGGTGGTGGGTGTGTTTGTGGATAATGAGGAGGGTCTGGTCTCCTTTTATGATGTGGAGTCCAGGTTTCATATCTACTCTTTCACCAGTCAGTCTTTCACTGAGGAACTCTATCCATATTTTAGCCCTGGTAATAGTAATAAAGGTAAAAATGCAACTCCACTGATTATCACTCAAGTACAAGCAATGACTTCAGACCCTAAATATGAAGTGCACTACTGA